The nucleotide window TTGCGCCCCGGCTTCACATCCGCCGAAAAAAGCTGAGGAACCTGAATATAGAGACGCACCCGGCGCAGGTCGGAAACCTCGAACAGTTCCTGTCCCGCGCTGCTGCCGCCGTTGATCAGGGCTCCGATATCGATCTTGCGCGCTGTGACGGTGCCGCCGAACGGAGCGACGACGTTTCTGAATACCTGCAAGGTTTGCAGACGCCCGAAATTGGCCTGAGCCGACGCGAGGGCGGCCTTTTTGGCCGCCGCGTCGCCCTGTTTTTCGTCGATCGTCTGTTGCGCCGCCGCGTCCGAGCCGACCAGACTGCGCCAGCGTCTGGCGGTCAGTTCCGCCAGATGGAAATTGGCCTGCGCCGCCGCCAGATCCGCTTGCGCCTGAGCAGCCTGTCTGTCGAGGTCCGGCGTATCGATCGTGGCCAGCACCTGACCCGCATCCACGTGCGTGCCAATATCCACGTTCCAGTTCTTGAGATAACCGGGAACGCGGGCGTAGATCGCCGCCTGCCTGATCGGCTGGATCGTGCCCGGCAGGACGAGCGGCACGGTATCGGCGGCTGGTGTTATTCTGGCCAGCGACACGATCGGCACGGCCTGCGCCTCGGTCCATTGCCTGCGCGAAACGGCGGCATTGCGCCGTTCGGCGAGGCCCGCCGCGACGATCAGGACTGCGCCGCTCGCAGCGGCTATGCCCAGCAGGCGCAGGCGTCTGCGGCGGGTCGTCGGCGAAAGGTTGGCGCGCATGTCGGACTCAGTCATGTCAGGAATGGGAAGGTGCTGTCGCACCTGATGCGGGGGGGCGTGTCCTTGGCGTGGATCAGGCTGAACAGAATCGGCACGAGAAACAGCGTGGCGCAGGTCGCGAAAAGCAGGCCGCCGATCACGGCCCGGCCGAGCGGTGTGTTCTGACCCGGTTCGAGCGCCATCGGCACCATGCCGATGATCATCGCGAGCGCGGTCATCAGGACCGGTCGGAAGCGTGTGGCGCCGGCTTTCATGGCGGCGGTGACGGCGTCATCACCTTCGGCCATGCGCTCGCGGGCGAAGGCGATCACCAGATTGGAATTGGCGGTGGCCACACCCATGCACATGATCGCGCCCGTCAAGGCTGGTACCGAGATCGTGGTGCCGGTCGAAAACAGCATCCAGACAATACCTGCCAGAGCCGTGGGCAGAGCCGCGACGATAATGAACGGGTCACGCCAGGACTGGAAGTTCACGACCAGCAGCAGGTAGATCAGAATGATCGCGAAACCGAGGCCGGTGAAGAGCTGCTGGTAGGCGCTGTTCATGGTGGAGACCTGTCCGCGCAGGTCTATCTCCGATCCGCGCGGCAGGTCTCTGGCCGTCATGGCCATGAGCGCACGGATGTCCGAAGCCACGCCGCCGAGGTCGCGGTCCTGCGTCGTCGCATAGATGTCGATGACCGGACGTACGTTATAGTGTGACGCCACGGCGGAAGCAGGTACGCGCGTGATCGTGGCCAGCCCGCCGAGCAACTGAGATGCCGCACTCTGAGAGCTCTGGGTGAGAGCGCCTGCGGTGAGGGGGATATTCAGGAGGCCGCTCATACTGTCGAGGTCGTATTGCGGGGTCTGTATTGCGACGGGGTAAGAGCCGCCGTTTGCGGGATTCAGCCAGTAGGTGGGATAGGTCTGCGTGCTTCCCGCCAGAGTGGTGAGCATCGCGGTTGCGGCATCGCGCTCGCTGAGGCCCACCAGTCCCGCCAGAGTGCGGTCCGTTTCTACGTGCAGCGTCGGCTGGCTGAAGGCCTGCTGAATCCGGGCATCGGCGATGCCGGGCACGTGGCGGATGCGGGCGAGCAGCGCGTTGGCATAGACCCGGTTCTCCGCCAGCCTGTTGCCGGCGATCTGTAGGTCGATCGTGGCGGGCGTGCCGAAATTCAGGATCTGGCTCACCATATCAGCCGGGAGGAAGGAGAAGGTCGCTCCCGGCAATTGTCGGGGCAACTGCTCGCGCAGGCGTTTGATGTAGTCCGCTGTTGCTCCATGCGATGGTTTGAGCGTGATCAGAATATCGGCATCCTCGACGCCGATGCTGCCGGAGTTATTGTAGGCGGTATTGATC belongs to Acetobacter sp. and includes:
- a CDS encoding efflux RND transporter periplasmic adaptor subunit, whose protein sequence is MRANLSPTTRRRRLRLLGIAAASGAVLIVAAGLAERRNAAVSRRQWTEAQAVPIVSLARITPAADTVPLVLPGTIQPIRQAAIYARVPGYLKNWNVDIGTHVDAGQVLATIDTPDLDRQAAQAQADLAAAQANFHLAELTARRWRSLVGSDAAAQQTIDEKQGDAAAKKAALASAQANFGRLQTLQVFRNVVAPFGGTVTARKIDIGALINGGSSAGQELFEVSDLRRVRLYIQVPQLFSADVKPGRKATFYLPQYPDRQFDARVTASTNAMDAASRSMTVELQADNTDGALSAGSYCQVHLQLPGHPGSMELPATALMPSDHGIEVALLGADRKVTLRTIKLGRDFGDHVEVVSGLAATDMVIDNPPETIQNGDTVQLASMMVGKN